One Actinospica robiniae DSM 44927 genomic region harbors:
- a CDS encoding cupin domain-containing protein, with product MDAISTLIRMARLEGAVDVRCLLAGRHVLDNPAAPGRVPFHLLLEGSCVAEVGGRSVELHAGDVLVLPRAGSHRIRVAAGASDLPTELRAGSVLDTLSSAGPPAIDLFCGHYTYRPGAGELLFGGLPEIVLASFGTGADSPLRLLGELMRGEAGLEGPGAGALLAALCEALFALVLRGNGAARLTTSLPAPWTAAKDPGLRAVIDAVVHQPQRPWTIAELARVAGVSRATLVRRFAAFTGMGVADFLTRIRMTIAADLLATTDRSLDAIAAAAGYGSTSAFGRAFRIATGTTPAAFRRATARDRF from the coding sequence ATGGACGCGATCAGTACCCTCATTCGGATGGCGCGCCTGGAGGGGGCCGTCGACGTGCGCTGCCTGCTCGCCGGCCGACACGTCCTGGACAATCCGGCCGCGCCCGGGCGCGTGCCCTTCCATCTGCTGCTCGAGGGCAGTTGCGTGGCCGAGGTGGGCGGACGCAGCGTCGAACTCCATGCGGGCGACGTGCTCGTCCTGCCACGTGCCGGGAGCCACCGCATCCGCGTCGCCGCCGGCGCGTCGGACCTGCCCACCGAGCTGCGTGCGGGGAGCGTCCTCGACACGCTGAGCAGCGCGGGTCCGCCGGCCATCGACCTGTTCTGCGGCCACTACACCTATCGTCCTGGGGCGGGCGAGCTGCTGTTCGGCGGGTTGCCCGAGATCGTGCTCGCCTCCTTCGGCACCGGCGCCGACTCTCCGCTGAGGCTGCTGGGCGAGCTGATGCGCGGCGAAGCGGGCCTCGAGGGCCCGGGCGCCGGAGCCCTGCTCGCCGCTCTGTGCGAGGCGCTGTTCGCGCTCGTGCTGCGGGGCAACGGTGCCGCCCGGCTGACGACGAGCCTTCCCGCGCCGTGGACCGCGGCGAAGGATCCCGGCTTGCGTGCCGTGATCGACGCCGTGGTCCACCAGCCGCAGCGGCCGTGGACGATCGCCGAGCTCGCCCGCGTGGCCGGAGTCTCGCGGGCCACGCTGGTCCGGCGTTTCGCGGCCTTCACCGGGATGGGCGTCGCCGACTTCCTCACCCGGATCCGGATGACGATCGCCGCCGACCTGCTCGCCACCACCGACCGCAGCCTCGACGCGATCGCCGCCGCGGCCGGATACGGCTCCACCTCCGCCTTCGGCCGGGCCTTCCGCATAGCCACGGGCACCACCCCCGCCGCCTTCCGCCGGGCCACGGCACGCGACCGGTTCTGA
- a CDS encoding zinc-dependent alcohol dehydrogenase family protein, whose product MRALILREFDTPLELDDIATPVAGQGQVLVRVHASGVNPLDTKILAGKAAHAQRQLPAVPGLDMAGTVVAVGDGVNGFAPGDEVYGMTGGVGALQGSLAEYAAVDARLLARKSAQLTMRESAALPLVAITAWEGLVDRAGVREGMKVLVHGGAGGIGHVAIQIARARGARVYATGSQRSLEIIESLGATPIDYTRTDHTAYVAEHTDGDGFDVVFDTVGGATLDKSFASVRTYTGHVVSALGWGTHSIAPLSFRGATYSGVFTLLPMLTGRGREHHGEILANVAALADEGSLRPLLDPQHFTFATIADAYRTVESGASGGKVVVDVVTE is encoded by the coding sequence ATGCGTGCACTCATTCTTCGGGAATTCGACACTCCACTCGAGCTCGACGACATCGCAACCCCCGTCGCCGGCCAGGGCCAGGTGCTGGTCCGCGTCCACGCGAGCGGGGTGAATCCGCTCGACACGAAGATCCTCGCCGGCAAGGCGGCGCACGCCCAACGGCAACTGCCCGCCGTGCCGGGCCTGGACATGGCGGGCACGGTCGTCGCGGTGGGCGACGGCGTGAACGGCTTCGCGCCCGGCGACGAGGTGTACGGCATGACCGGCGGCGTCGGCGCGCTGCAGGGCTCGCTCGCCGAGTACGCGGCCGTCGACGCCCGGCTGCTGGCCCGCAAGTCCGCGCAGCTGACGATGCGCGAGTCCGCGGCCCTGCCGCTGGTGGCGATCACTGCATGGGAGGGGCTGGTGGACCGCGCGGGAGTGCGCGAGGGCATGAAGGTGCTCGTGCACGGCGGCGCCGGCGGCATCGGACACGTGGCGATCCAGATCGCGCGTGCCCGCGGTGCCCGTGTCTACGCGACCGGCAGTCAGCGCAGCCTCGAGATCATCGAGAGCCTCGGCGCCACGCCGATCGATTACACCCGGACGGACCACACCGCCTACGTCGCCGAGCACACCGACGGAGACGGCTTCGACGTCGTCTTCGACACCGTGGGCGGCGCGACGCTGGACAAGTCGTTCGCGTCAGTCCGCACTTACACCGGGCACGTGGTCAGCGCGCTGGGTTGGGGCACCCACAGCATCGCCCCGCTCTCCTTCCGCGGAGCGACGTACTCCGGGGTGTTCACGCTGCTGCCCATGCTGACCGGCCGCGGACGCGAGCACCACGGCGAGATCCTCGCGAACGTCGCCGCGCTCGCGGACGAAGGCAGCCTCAGGCCTCTGCTGGATCCGCAGCACTTCACGTTCGCGACGATCGCCGACGCGTATCGCACAGTCGAGAGCGGTGCGTCCGGCGGCAAGGTCGTCGTGGACGTCGTCACTGAATGA
- a CDS encoding Vms1/Ankzf1 family peptidyl-tRNA hydrolase, whose translation MELALLRPLYTAPPNAEVVTVHVDTSRQDQDADKRLELTWRDLRRMLEGQGADEPSLAALDPEVGSSPHIAGPQGESLFAAGGRVLGAFSLSQPPAQSQAMVGPVVDPLETVLDLDHQMAHIVVALDRSGGDITAYPAGAFDPDSHRTYDGTTLHLNRVGAGGPSMASYHRRSVNAWESNAAGVAREVAEAAAEVGAAVVFVAGDPKALPLFHEQLAALNVDADAVEVAGGRGGKSAENAMRASVDQALAEASLASHRKVMAEYSDALGEGRAVHGIPAVSQALTEGAVETLLLSADRAADPMKWATTQDQRMIATSREGLGEAADGAFEAKAGPLMLRAATAGDASFSELLPGTKADDGCAAILRYRV comes from the coding sequence ATGGAACTCGCACTTCTGCGCCCGCTCTACACCGCCCCGCCGAACGCCGAGGTCGTCACGGTACATGTGGACACGAGCCGGCAGGACCAGGACGCGGACAAGAGGCTCGAGCTGACCTGGCGGGATCTGCGCCGCATGCTCGAGGGGCAGGGGGCCGACGAGCCCTCGCTGGCCGCGCTCGATCCCGAGGTCGGCTCTTCCCCCCACATCGCGGGCCCGCAGGGCGAGTCGCTGTTCGCGGCGGGCGGGAGGGTGCTCGGCGCTTTCTCGCTCTCCCAGCCGCCCGCGCAGAGCCAGGCGATGGTCGGGCCGGTCGTCGACCCGCTCGAGACGGTGCTCGATCTCGATCACCAGATGGCGCACATCGTCGTGGCGCTGGACCGTTCGGGTGGCGACATCACCGCGTATCCGGCCGGCGCGTTCGACCCCGACTCGCACCGCACCTACGACGGCACCACGCTGCACCTGAACCGGGTCGGCGCCGGCGGGCCGTCGATGGCCTCGTACCACCGGCGCTCGGTGAACGCGTGGGAGAGCAACGCGGCCGGGGTCGCCCGCGAAGTGGCCGAGGCCGCAGCCGAGGTCGGCGCGGCAGTCGTGTTCGTCGCCGGCGACCCCAAGGCGCTGCCGCTGTTCCACGAGCAGCTGGCCGCGCTGAACGTGGACGCGGACGCCGTGGAGGTCGCGGGCGGCCGGGGCGGGAAGAGCGCGGAGAACGCGATGCGCGCATCAGTCGACCAGGCTCTCGCGGAAGCCTCACTCGCCAGTCACCGCAAGGTGATGGCCGAGTACAGCGACGCCCTCGGCGAAGGCCGCGCGGTTCACGGCATCCCCGCCGTAAGCCAGGCCCTGACCGAAGGCGCGGTCGAGACGCTGCTGCTGTCCGCGGACCGCGCCGCGGACCCGATGAAGTGGGCGACCACGCAGGACCAGCGGATGATCGCCACCAGCCGCGAAGGACTCGGCGAAGCGGCCGACGGCGCGTTCGAGGCCAAGGCCGGCCCCCTGATGCTGCGCGCCGCCACCGCCGGCGACGCGTCCTTCAGCGAGCTGCTGCCGGGCACCAAGGCGGACGACGGTTGCGCCGCAATCCTCCGCTACAGGGTCTAG
- a CDS encoding S53 family peptidase, translating into MVTTVALVGALSVASVSGAAAAAAGSNVATSATHLIAAEAAGSAHASQPANSSANRGATRACSSATVVGHMSCFALKRNGVHAAAATASSTTATPNAIPAGVGYGPAQLQAAYALTAASAADGAGRTIAVVDAYDYPNAAADLAAYRSAAGLPVAIFTKVNQNGATSPLPSAAPASDDWTVEAALDLDMASAICPLCKLVLVEAQDDSGTGLYVAQNAAASLAGYISNSWGGSESGSEASMDAAYFTHASGIVTTVSAGDDDYGVSYPATSPKVVSVGGTALSTASNSRGWTESVWNTATGSEGTGSGCSALEAKPSWQSALSLPAGCSNRIDNDVAADADPNTGVAVYDTSNGDGGWNEVGGTSASSPMVAAMYALAGNAGANPAQDVYQHTANFFDVTTGNNGSCSPAYLCTAQTGYDGPTGWGTPNGIAGLQAGTGAETVSVTSPGNRTGVVGTAVSLQISATDTAGKALTFSATGLPAGLSISTSGLISGTPTTVATSTTTVTASSGTASGSTSFTWAIAAKGSGCTAAQLLGNPGFETGSSAPWSTTAGVVNSNGSGETSHTGTWFAWLDGYGTTHTDTVAQPVTIPATCTTATFSFYLHIDTSETTTTTQFDKLTVQVVNSAGTVATLATYSNLNAATGYVQHSFSLAPYIGQTVTLKFTGAEDSSLQTSFVIDDNALNVN; encoded by the coding sequence TTGGTCACGACCGTCGCCCTGGTCGGCGCTCTGTCGGTCGCTTCGGTGTCGGGGGCCGCCGCGGCGGCTGCCGGCTCGAACGTGGCCACCTCGGCCACGCACCTGATCGCCGCCGAGGCGGCCGGTTCCGCGCACGCTTCGCAGCCCGCGAACTCTTCGGCGAACCGCGGAGCCACGCGCGCCTGTTCGTCGGCGACGGTGGTCGGCCACATGTCCTGCTTCGCGCTCAAGCGCAACGGCGTCCACGCGGCCGCCGCCACGGCCTCGTCCACGACGGCCACCCCGAACGCGATTCCGGCGGGCGTCGGCTACGGCCCGGCCCAGCTCCAGGCGGCCTACGCGCTGACGGCGGCCTCCGCCGCGGACGGCGCCGGACGCACGATCGCGGTGGTTGACGCCTACGACTACCCGAACGCCGCCGCCGACCTGGCCGCCTACCGTTCCGCGGCCGGCCTGCCCGTGGCGATCTTCACCAAGGTCAACCAGAACGGCGCGACCTCGCCGCTGCCCTCGGCCGCTCCGGCCAGCGACGACTGGACGGTCGAGGCCGCGCTCGATCTGGACATGGCCTCGGCGATCTGCCCGCTGTGCAAGCTCGTGCTGGTCGAGGCGCAGGACGATTCCGGCACCGGCCTCTACGTCGCCCAGAACGCGGCGGCGAGCCTGGCCGGCTACATCTCCAACTCTTGGGGCGGCAGCGAGTCCGGCTCGGAGGCGTCGATGGACGCGGCTTACTTCACCCACGCCTCCGGCATCGTCACCACGGTGTCCGCCGGTGACGACGACTACGGCGTGAGCTACCCGGCGACCTCGCCGAAGGTCGTCTCCGTCGGCGGCACCGCACTGAGCACCGCATCGAATTCGCGCGGCTGGACCGAGTCGGTCTGGAACACCGCGACGGGTTCGGAAGGCACCGGCTCGGGCTGCTCGGCCTTGGAAGCCAAGCCGTCCTGGCAGAGCGCGCTGAGCCTGCCCGCGGGCTGCTCCAACCGCATCGACAACGACGTCGCGGCCGACGCGGACCCGAACACCGGCGTCGCCGTCTACGACACCTCCAACGGCGACGGCGGGTGGAACGAAGTCGGCGGCACCAGCGCGTCGTCTCCGATGGTCGCGGCCATGTACGCGCTCGCCGGCAACGCCGGCGCGAACCCGGCACAGGACGTCTACCAGCACACCGCCAACTTCTTCGACGTCACCACCGGGAACAACGGCTCCTGCAGCCCGGCCTACCTGTGCACCGCGCAGACCGGCTACGACGGGCCGACCGGATGGGGCACGCCGAACGGCATCGCCGGGCTGCAGGCCGGCACCGGCGCCGAGACCGTCTCGGTGACCAGCCCCGGCAACCGGACCGGCGTGGTCGGCACCGCGGTGTCGCTGCAGATCTCGGCCACCGACACGGCGGGCAAGGCGCTGACCTTCTCGGCGACCGGTCTTCCGGCCGGCCTGTCGATCAGCACCAGCGGCCTGATCTCCGGCACCCCGACCACCGTCGCGACCTCCACAACGACCGTCACGGCATCCTCCGGCACCGCCAGCGGCTCGACTTCGTTCACTTGGGCGATCGCCGCGAAGGGCAGCGGCTGCACCGCGGCCCAGCTGCTCGGCAACCCGGGCTTCGAGACGGGTTCGAGCGCGCCGTGGAGCACCACCGCCGGAGTCGTCAACTCCAACGGAAGCGGCGAGACCTCCCACACAGGCACGTGGTTCGCGTGGCTCGACGGCTACGGCACCACCCACACCGACACCGTCGCTCAGCCGGTGACGATCCCGGCCACCTGCACGACGGCGACCTTCTCCTTCTACCTGCACATCGACACCTCGGAGACCACGACGACGACGCAGTTCGACAAGCTCACGGTGCAGGTGGTCAACTCCGCCGGCACTGTGGCGACGTTGGCGACGTACTCGAACCTGAACGCCGCCACCGGATACGTCCAGCACTCGTTCAGTCTGGCGCCGTACATCGGGCAGACGGTCACGCTGAAGTTCACCGGCGCGGAGGACTCCTCGCTGCAGACGTCCTTCGTGATCGACGACAACGCGCTGAACGTGAACTGA